From one Arenicella chitinivorans genomic stretch:
- a CDS encoding Imm26 family immunity protein has protein sequence MKYPFTPKSTSYLEPGHFWSIPLSNGRFACGVVVSKLVDMHENKLSTKSFLAALIDWSGNQPPTQELIKGCDAIKVGEAHIKAITTTGSCIVGRSAFGFLGENPRQKSDDIVTMGYNVLRVIAENRYAKNS, from the coding sequence ATGAAGTATCCGTTTACTCCGAAATCGACGTCTTACCTAGAACCTGGTCATTTCTGGTCCATTCCGCTTAGCAATGGACGGTTTGCGTGCGGTGTCGTAGTTTCTAAGCTTGTGGATATGCATGAAAACAAATTGAGTACTAAATCCTTCTTGGCTGCCCTAATAGATTGGTCAGGTAACCAACCTCCAACACAGGAACTCATCAAAGGGTGCGATGCAATAAAAGTTGGTGAAGCCCACATTAAAGCTATAACTACAACTGGCAGCTGTATTGTCGGCCGGTCCGCATTTGGTTTCTTGGGTGAAAACCCTCGCCAAAAATCAGATGACATTGTCACAATGGGGTACAACGTTCTGAGAGTAATTGCAGAGAATCGCTATGCAAAAAACAGTTAA